The DNA sequence GAGCCGAAAGCGAATAAACATCAAATCCCCGGCCCCGCCGCCGGGAGGCGGACTCCTCCCGAGGACTTGAAGCTAAAGCAAATACTTCCAAAGCGCCCGGCCCACCAGGCCCAGCGAGATCACAAATAGTCCCGTCCGGACCAGGCGGTAGAACAACTCCTGGTTCAGACGATGGCGCATCCGGAGGCCGATCCAGAACCCAATCAACACGGGGATCAGGGCCAGCACAGCCCGGCCCGTTCCGAAGCGGGTGTACTCCCCCCGAATCGCCAGCATGCTCACCAGTCCCGCAGAGCTCAGCGTGTTGAAGGAATTGAGCAGAAAAATGAAAACCTCCTTGCTCCATCTGAACATCGAAAAATACATGATGCTCACCGGCCCCGGGATGCCCGCCACCCCGCCCATGAAGCCGGCCGCCGCCCCTGCCACGATCCCCATGCAGCCGCGCGTGATCGGGCGAACCGAATCGATCGGGGGGATCAGGCGCTTTCCGGCAAAGTAGGCCCAAACCGTGAGACCGATAAGGAGCCGGATCAAATCCGGATCGCCCGATTGGAGATAAAGAACCCCCACCG is a window from the bacterium genome containing:
- a CDS encoding sulfite exporter TauE/SafE family protein; protein product: MSDIEWAFGAAILLFAGIVKGVIGFGLPILAVPLLSLFLGPREAVVTVSFSLFLTNITIVRIGISEWRTLKNVALFGLTGILMVPVGVLYLQSGDPDLIRLLIGLTVWAYFAGKRLIPPIDSVRPITRGCMGIVAGAAAGFMGGVAGIPGPVSIMYFSMFRWSKEVFIFLLNSFNTLSSAGLVSMLAIRGEYTRFGTGRAVLALIPVLIGFWIGLRMRHRLNQELFYRLVRTGLFVISLGLVGRALWKYLL